The following are from one region of the Entelurus aequoreus isolate RoL-2023_Sb linkage group LG17, RoL_Eaeq_v1.1, whole genome shotgun sequence genome:
- the LOC133632559 gene encoding gastrula zinc finger protein XlCGF71.1-like, whose protein sequence is MRTHTDNKHTECSTKKRGKTCLRCSVCAESFTKKSSLTRHMRTHTGEKTFNCSVCDKSFSRNSILTQHMRTHTGEKPFNCSVCGKSFSQNSHVTQHMRTHTGEKPFSCSVCGKSFFGKSNLTEHMKTHTGEKPFSCTVCGKSFSGKSNLTEHMKTHTGERPFSCTVCCKSFSGKSNLTKHMTTHTGEKPYKCSVCGKSFSKNSQLTRHMRTHTGEKSFSCSVCCKRFPRNADAVKHVKTHKGK, encoded by the coding sequence atgaggactcacactgacaacaaacacactgaatgctctacaaaaaagagaggtaaaacatgtttgaggtgctcagtttgtgctgaaagttttactaaaaagagcagtttgactcgacacatgagaacacacacaggtgaaaaaacatttaattgttcagtttgtgacaaaagcttttctcgaaatagcattttgactcaacacatgagaacacacacaggtgaaaaaccatttaattgttcagtttgtggcaaaagtttttctcaaaatagccatgtgactcaacacatgagaacacacacaggtgaaaaaccgtttagttgttcagtttgtggcaaaagttttTTTGGTAAGAgcaatttgactgaacacatgaaaacgcacacaggtgaaaaaccatttagttgtacagtttgtggcaaaagcttttctggtAAGAgcaatttgactgaacacatgaaaaCGCACACAGGTGAAAGACCATTTAGTTGTACAGTTTGTTGCAAAAGCTTTTCGGGTAAGAGcaatttgactaaacacatgacaacacacacaggtgaaaaaccatataagtgttcagtttgtggcaaaagcttttctaaaaatagccaattgactcgacacatgagaacacacactggagaaaaatcatttagttgttcagtgtgctgtaaaaggttcccacgtaatgcagacgcagtaaaacacgtaaaaacacacaagggaaaataa